Proteins encoded by one window of Chthonomonadales bacterium:
- a CDS encoding Fic family protein → MERGPQGRYEVSRISAEPFRAFIPHGLPPDPPLALDAALQDALEQANRALGRLDGIGLLLPDLPLFLYFYVRKEAVLSSQIEGTQSSLSDLLLYESAQAPGVPLDDVQEVSNYVAALQRGMERVRANAPLTGRLIREIHGVLMAKGRGSNQQPGEFRRSQNWVGGSRPGNALFVPPPSGEVLACMAELDRFLHDTEVRTPTLVKAALTHVQFETIHPFLDGNGRVGRLLIPLLLCYEGALQEPLLYLSLYLKAHRAEYYDLLQRVRLQGDWEGWLAFFLEGVRQTADQAAEAARRILRLFEEDRRKLERLGRGAGSALRVHHLMQRKPLLAIPTAVRDLALTRPTVAAALEAMRQATIVRETSGKPRNRLFVYDAYLRILEEGTEP, encoded by the coding sequence GTGGAACGCGGCCCGCAGGGGCGCTACGAGGTGAGTCGCATCAGCGCGGAGCCGTTCCGAGCGTTCATCCCCCACGGCCTACCTCCAGATCCGCCCTTGGCTCTGGACGCTGCGCTGCAGGATGCCCTCGAGCAGGCGAACCGCGCCCTTGGGCGCCTGGACGGCATTGGGCTCCTTCTGCCCGACCTCCCCCTGTTTCTGTACTTCTATGTCCGCAAGGAGGCCGTGCTCTCCTCCCAGATCGAGGGCACGCAGTCCTCCCTTTCCGACCTGCTGCTCTATGAGAGCGCCCAGGCGCCGGGCGTGCCACTCGACGACGTGCAGGAGGTCTCCAACTACGTCGCCGCACTGCAACGCGGAATGGAGCGCGTCCGCGCCAACGCGCCCTTGACGGGGCGACTCATTCGGGAGATCCACGGCGTCCTGATGGCGAAGGGGCGCGGCAGCAACCAGCAGCCGGGCGAGTTCCGCCGCAGTCAGAACTGGGTCGGGGGCTCGCGGCCAGGCAACGCGCTCTTCGTCCCGCCTCCGTCGGGGGAGGTGCTTGCCTGCATGGCGGAGCTCGATAGGTTCCTGCACGACACCGAGGTCCGCACGCCGACCCTGGTTAAGGCGGCACTGACGCACGTGCAGTTCGAGACGATCCATCCCTTCCTGGATGGCAATGGACGGGTGGGTCGCCTGCTGATCCCTCTTCTGCTCTGCTACGAGGGCGCGCTGCAGGAGCCACTGCTGTACCTCAGCCTCTACCTGAAGGCGCATAGGGCGGAATACTACGACCTGCTGCAGCGAGTGCGCCTGCAGGGCGACTGGGAGGGATGGCTCGCCTTCTTCCTTGAGGGGGTGCGCCAGACCGCTGACCAGGCGGCGGAGGCCGCCCGGCGCATCCTGCGTCTCTTTGAGGAGGATCGACGGAAGCTGGAGCGCCTGGGCCGAGGAGCGGGCTCGGCGCTGCGCGTCCATCATCTGATGCAGCGCAAGCCACTGCTCGCCATTCCGACGGCCGTGAGAGACCTCGCGCTCACCCGCCCTACGGTGGCAGCCGCGCTGGAGGCGATGCGGCAGGCCACAATCGTACGGGAGACGAGCGGCAAGCCGCGTAATCGTCTCTTCGTGTACGACGCCTATCTCCGCATCCTGGAGGAAGGGACCGAACCGTGA